TATTACACCGACATTACGAAAATGGATGCGAACCTCGGCCGGTTGTTCGCCGGCCTCGCGCAACATGGTTTCGCGTCCAACACCATCTTCCTGTACTGCTCCGATCAGGGCGCCCAGTGGCCCTTCGCCAAATGGGGCCTCTACGACCAGGGGATTCGCGTGCCGTTCATCGCCCGCTGGCCGGGCAAGATCCAACCCGGCGCCCGCACCGACGCGATGGTCTCGCTGGCGGACGTGCTGCCGACCCTCATCGAGATCGCGGGCGGCCAGGCGCATGCCGTTTTGGATGGGAGAAGTTTCCTCCCGGTGCTCGAGGGCCGGACCAACGCGCACCGCGAGGTGATCTTCGCCACGCATTCGCAGGACATGGGCATGAATTTCTCCCCCATGCGCTGCGTGCGCACGGCGCGCTACAAATACATCTTCAACCTCTCGCCGGAGAACAAATACACGACGCACATGGACAAGGCCAAAGACCACGACGGCGGGCGGGAGTACTGGGATTCCTGGCTGCGCGCCGCCGAGGGCGATCGGCGCGCGGCTGCAGTGCTCCAGCGGTATCATTGGCGCCCGCGCGAAGAGTTGTTCGACACCCTTCTCGACCCATACGAAGTCAACAACCTGGCCGGCAACCCGGCTTACGCCGACCTGAAACGTGATTTGCACGAGCGCCTGGTTGCCTGGCGAGAACAGCAGAACGACCACAAGACCGGCCCCGATCCTGTGCCGGCAAAGAAGTAACGCCCTTATGAGACTTCCCGGTGAGCTCAGCCCAATCGCCGCCCTGCTCGCGATCTTCTGGACCGGTGTCGCGGCCGCCGCCGAGCGCCCCAACATTCTGCTGATCATGTCCGACGACATGGGCTTCTCGGACATCGGGTGTTACGGCGGCGAGATTCAGACGCCGAATCTCGATTCACTGGCCAGGGACGGGGTTCGATTCACACAATTCTACAACATGGGACGGTGCTGCCCCACCCGCGCTTCGTTGCTCACGGGGCTTTATCCCCACCAGGCCGGCGTGGGCCACATGACGCGCGACGCGGGCCACGAGGGTTACCGGGGTCAGCTCAACCATCGGAGCGCCACTATTGCCGAGGTGCTGCGTGGCGGAGGTTATCGCACCTATATGTGCGGCAAGTGGCATGTCACCCGCTTCGACGGGGCCAATGCCCCCAACAAATCCAGCTGGCCCGTGCAGCGCGGCTTCGACAAGTTCTACGGCACCATCCGGGGCGGCGGCAGCTTTTACGATCCGACCGGCCTCTGCCGCCAGAATACCTTCATCACGCCGGAGAACGATCCCGAATACAAACCGGCCAGGTTCTACTACACCGACGCCATCAGCGACAACGCAGTCCGGATGCTGGGTCAGCATGAGCAGGAGTCGCCCGGCAAGCCCTTCTTCATGTATGTCGCGTACACGGCGGCCCACTGGCCCATGCACGCGCTGGAGAAGGACATCGCCAAGTACCAAGGCAAATTCGATGGCGGCTACGGGCCGATTCGCAAAACGCGTCTCGAACGCCTCAGGAAGATGGGCCTGGTGGAGCCACAATGGG
The DNA window shown above is from Candidatus Paceibacterota bacterium and carries:
- a CDS encoding sulfatase, which produces MSVRRGLNWRGAVRHTLALLPLATLLVLGLPAAAKPNIVLFVADDHTAADCGACGSGEVRTPNIDRLAREGMLFRRAFAGSPTCMPSRAVLYTGLMPFRNGAHANNLAGQSQCRPETRSLPHYLKDLGYRTAQAGKTHFGPKAVFPFERIQNSEVPEPGFEKNPGLRMDLNMTAVEEWLGKASDGQPFCLVVCDHSPHVIWPEKASYEPAGISAPPNHIDTPDLRKSRARYYTDITKMDANLGRLFAGLAQHGFASNTIFLYCSDQGAQWPFAKWGLYDQGIRVPFIARWPGKIQPGARTDAMVSLADVLPTLIEIAGGQAHAVLDGRSFLPVLEGRTNAHREVIFATHSQDMGMNFSPMRCVRTARYKYIFNLSPENKYTTHMDKAKDHDGGREYWDSWLRAAEGDRRAAAVLQRYHWRPREELFDTLLDPYEVNNLAGNPAYADLKRDLHERLVAWREQQNDHKTGPDPVPAKK